CTGTAGCCTGGGTCCTTCACCCCCATCCTTAAAAGgacaaaataaacttaaaacagGTGTGACTATCCTGAAGCTAAGGTCACAACATTCATGATTTCAGTAATGCAGCCAAAAAGCTAGATACATGACTGCCTCTTGAGTTCACGTTCCACTAAAAGACTTTCTGTACTCTCTGTCTTTGTCAGGAAAGTCTTTTCCCTCCCGAACCTGTTGAATGAAGCAAGGATTACTCTGGCATGAACAGCACGTACCTTTTCTAACTTTTTTGCCTCGATGTGCCGCATCACCTGATCTCTCCAGTCGACAGGTACTCTGCTGACTTCTTGTGTGTCGAGCAGCGAGTGCTCTGATTTCACCCTCACATTGGACCGCTTGGTAGGGCTAGTCCGTGAATAATTGAAATCACTAATGGACATCGTTCTCTCAGGCACCTCATGTGCGGATGGCCGTGCGCTTTGCGGTCGGGGGATATTGGGGCTGTCGATGCTGTAGGTCCTGGCGGAAAGGGGTCTCTGCATCCCCTGGTTCATCAGTGGTCCCCTTCCCATGCTGTGAATGTCCCTGTAGGTTAAGTAGTCTCCAGCAGGGGCCGCAATGCGCCTGGGTTGTGTTGGGTCTCCAAGAGACATTGATGTGGAGGAGGAATTGCTACTCTGCCTCTGCAGGGTGCTCCTGGGACCACCTGGTATCAGTCTTTCTTTCTGGGGATTGACTGCCCACATCTCCATTTGTCTGGGCGGACCCCGTTGCTGCATGCTGTAGGCCAGGCTGGCCTGTGCGTTGTTGCGGTTCGAGTAGTTTGTGTTGGCCGTGTGTTTCGTGTAGCTGTCAGTACTGTCTGACCGCTGCAGGTGAGAGGATGGCAAATACCCGTGCTCTGGTGGGATCGTTGTTCTCTGGGTCCAGGGGCCTTCTTTGGGCATTGTGCTGCTTGAGTATTGGATGTTATATTGAGGCCCTCCTGGCATCTGCATGCCAGCAGGCAAGACTCCCCTCCCTGCATGGGAGCTTTGCTGTTTGACGTTGGGATCATGTTTGGTTAAAGTTTTGGTGCAGGAAACAAGGTCAGATGAAGATGCGGAAGAGCCAGGGTAGACCTGCAGGGGTTGGTCATTAAGAAGAGATGCCGACTTGCTGCGGACAATATTCTGTCCCTGAACATTAGCTGCAGGTACTCTTCCAGGAGCATTTGGCTCATGCAATCCATTATCACCAATAATGTGGTATATTTTAAGCGCTCCTGGCTCGATGTTAGTTACGCTTTGAGATTTCACCACAGGCCCCAAAGGCCCCTGCTTCTGTGGGGACAGTTCCTCAGTGCTCCTAGAGACAGACATATCTGCACTTGCTGTTACACCAACTGCAGCTGTTCTCACCATCTCAAACTTAGTTGGAGACCTGGGAGTTTCTTCAAATCGACCATTGAGGTGATTAGTAAGAGCCTGTTTAGGATACTGGTTACCATTCTCCAGGTAGTACTCTGCAGCTTGTTTAGCATTGTTGTTAAACAAAGACTTATTTTTTAAGTCTTCCTGGACTGTGTTCTTGGTCTTTTCAAGGGCATTTAACCTTTCCATATTATCTGGAGAGAGCTTAGATATATTCATATTGATTTGATCCCATTTGTTGTAAGAAATTTCCATCCCATTATTTAAATCCATACCCCTGTCTATGAGGGACAGTTTTTCGTCCACTGTGAACTCAAAATCTGACATTTTGATGGCTTCCTTTTGCACCTCCTTAGCCTGTTGAGTTTTCAGAATGGCCTGCAGAGAGGTGTCCGAACCATTCCCATTCTGAAGGAGGAGTGCTGTTTCCGTCAACTGATTTGAATTTTCATCATCTTGCCTagaataaaaacagacattttggaGTCAAATGCTGATTTAGTTTAAATGGCTAGAAGAGTTTACACATACCATCTgcaacaacaataaacacagccttggaaataattattttttcaccACTGAACATTTCAGTGTACAATCACTTAAAACTCCTTCACACGTGCCAGCTCTTTAGCATATTTAGTTGCAAGAGATCTGTAACAATTtttcagctgtgtttttttataatttttttttgtattctccaTCATTTAAGCACCAGCAAAGTCCAATCAAGCTGTAGTTTGCTGCAACTTAGGCAGAACAGTCTCTACTGACCTTTAACACAAAGGTTAGTTTATATGCCGTTTATATTGGCCGTCCCTGAGTGAACACGTACATAATTACCTTTATTAGTTTCATAAAGTGGCAAAACATTGCTAATAGAGCTTCCCGTTTTGTCgatgactgaggtttgtaccGCCCCATGTAGATACACGCGAGGCCCACAGTGTAAATCGTActggacagtggagtacaaacACCTACAGTACCAGAACAATGTGAATACAATTTcaaggtatgaagtttattttacagaccaaaagtaaaatgaaacaacTGTTAAAAATATTATGATTTTATAAGATAACAGGGAATGACCTAACAGGTtattaagtttattcagtgtTTATAACAGCGGtactcaaagtaatttgggcacaggcataaattgatcttacatGACTGTTCGCAggcatgctgactattgcataggttcttaacTTAAACATTGCCTTCCCGCGACAtacaccatgtgtgtgtgtgtgtgtctatatatatatatatatatatatatatatatatatatatatatatatatatatatatatatatatatatatataaagagttttagtgggagtcATTCTTGGGTcactgataaggccaagtctcaggcagcaATTGTGCGTACTGCGCTTACtcttaaataatttatataaaatacgcaatgcaaatatttttacacagcatgtttacacagataaccatgaataaactgaggatagatagcatctcgctttgtttcaatttggcaaatttgtcaacagtACTCTACTCTGTTCTatagatcgctcatctccagtacagttattcagagaaagtggattcgtaataAAATccactacggtgtttcccttgtctggtgaaattaaaaaatgcataggaCAGAAATTTTAATTCTAAATACCGAAACGTACTATTTTTCTTAACAACAGGTCGGCAGAATTCAGTGCTTatccggcatattaacaccctgcctctgctcacgaatgattggaaggctgtcagatctttcactttcccattggctactcactcgccttcaattttcatgcagaataatGTGCATGGCCTCTGCTTACTTATGACAGCTGCGCAAAACTTGGAAGATATTtgactctctgattggttaaacttactgtcagtacctgcaactgaaacagacacagtttatgtcccacccagttCATTTGTGACTGGGCTACTGCAGAGAAAAcacagatattcaattggttgatcagatcgcagaggcccttcaggaaaaaaaaatatgtcgaGTCTGTGCAAGGACAGCATATGCTCTGTCAACAAGCAGCTGTGACGCTTTTggtggaaaacgtgtttaaagatttatttattttccctcgCTTCGACCCACTAGAAATGTGTTCTCAACCCACAATTCAACAACAGCTGCCACAAGCACAATGGCCTGGCTTTgtgggcacgaatttgcccgcggGCACCACTGGTTTATAACATGCTAACTTAATCTGTCATGAAGAATGGCCGCTCcggttttgttataatgttaaccctggtttcacccacgctaaaaacctaataggtagataattataGTTAGCTAGAACACTACCACGATCCAAGTAACATCATCTCTGTTTTATCAGTATGACTAATAGAGGAAATTGGTTGTGAttgtaaccttataatttatAAGGTTATACAAGGCAGGATTCAACGATAATGTAGCACATgttaccttatttatttatttatttattaattaaatcgcTGTCTttaggtgtgtatgatttgttagttaccaAAATCTCACTCAACAACTGAAGACATAAGAGGATAATTTCATACCACtgaatttgcaccgatgaaacataacctggttaaccgTACTGATGGCACATCATATGCTTCTTGTAGAACataaggataaaacaaaatacattttgacaaggaattgaattagttccattacttagttgagcacaatgtggttttaataaatactttctgatttaaatatagacctactatgtgatagtttgggatattcagtctatttaaaacagtaggaaGGCGCGCTTCTAGCCCTTACAGAACATTAACCAAGTGGTAAAATAATGGATATATACAGTAAccagtatttaatgtatttgtagcATTCAGTACACTAAAGTTTATGCGCAAAATtataaaactgtaaacaactgcatttaaaaaggccTATAATTGTACCATGTCAGAATGGATACGTATGGGCTCTTAGCCACTGGCATTAAGTGGCtgagaaataaaacacacaatacgATGTACCTAATTATTTACCTGATCTTGGTAATAATCATAACCTTTGCCTCTTTCTCTGGAGTGCAGAGGGAAGTGTCCTGGCTACTGTCTGTTGTCAGGGACACAGAGTCTGACATGCGAGATGGCGAGGAGCAGTTGCTGTTGTTCTGGTTACTGTTTGCAACAGTCTCATCCAATAAAGAATCAGCATCTTTACTTTCATCTAAAAATAGAGATAATAAGTGGTTATGTAAGAGATACCACAGTATGAAGTGCACCTGGAAAATTTCTTCACATCGGGGTGAAATATAACCTCAACCAATAAGAGGCCAGAACCAGGCTTTGGTTCCGAACCCTCAGTAATTACTAACAGTAATTCACTCACATCGTGTTTCATCACAAGTGGCTGAGCAGTTGTCAGGATATACCAGAGCTAAAACTGTACTtgtgacacacagtacaataTCCCAATAACAGGTCTTAAGGGCTACAGCCTGCATGGGTCATCAGCTGcttcaattctgttttaaatctttgaTACATCATGTCCCTACAAAATCCCATTTATGTGTCAAATCACAACCACTCAGATAggaagaaataaatacagcagccCTTTTTATCCCCTGCATACATAGATTGCATCTAACAAGGATTTCAGTGTTTATATGCCTTTTCAAATTTTAGTAGAATATTAATGATACTGGCTTCAGAACATTCTTTTACACAACATGCTGTCTTCCTCTCTAGATTAAAGTCAAAAGAAAGTCTGCCGTGCATAATCTGTCTACTTACCTTTCTTGTCCTTACTTAGTGCCACCACTTTGGGCTGATTAATAGAGATCTCAATAAGCGGCGGTCGCaactctgcaatcttcatctcctCTTCATCAGAGGACAGGTCTTCAGAGTCCTGAAAGCACAGAGTTAAAATGTACTGATATAAAGGGTTACAGATTCatgacatattttcttttgttgaagatcttttgATTCTAATCTTGATATATATAgaactatatagatatatatatatatactatatataccaTTGTCCTTCTAATATATAATAGGAGAGATATAGACTCTATCTCTATAGGAGGGGGTAgacgagatatatatatagagagagctCCGATTTTTTTAGATGATTGAGGAGAGATTTGTGAGAGATGAGGGACGCTTGTCTATTctaggatagagagagagagagagagagagagagagagagagagagagagagagagagagagagagagagagagagagagagagagagagagagagagagagagagagagagagagacacacactagTTGGTACTATGGTTTGCGGCCTATCCTCCTACAGAGTCCATATGATTTCCAAGAAATTCTCTTGAAGCACTTTCACTACCATTTCCCACCACTTTCCCAATCAAATTAAGTGTCGCTGAGTTACTCTCAAACAATACACAAAAACCCTGGTTGCAAAAAGAGTATTAAAAGAACAAGGTGTTGTCAGCCTGTGGCTGCTGTTGTCACTGTTAGATAACAAGGTAGCAATTTCAAGTTGACACAAAAAAATATCCCCATGCTGGCTTCAGAGTCTGTCACAATCCCATACCTCAAGTGTGTCTTCATGGTTGATTGTAGCTCGAATGTTCTCAGAGGTCTTAACAAGTGCAGCCGTCTGTGAAATGTCTTTAGTGTCCTTAGAATCAAGTTCACTGGGTTTTAGCACACAATTCACAGTTGCATTTGGATCGCTTTCCAGGTTTTTTCCATTTGCACAATTATTCTCGGAAGCCTAAGAATGCAGAATGAAAGTTTTTGATGCAGAGTTGGAAAATGGGATCATGCACTCTCAATAAAATTGCCAACAGGTGGCTGTATAACCTGAGATGGACCTGAGATGGCAGGTGCAGTTTCTGCCTTTTCCATTACATTTCAACAAAGATTGATTTTCACTTTAATGTctcaaataagttttatttatttatttattgttttttactttttttttttttttaaaacagcactttaaaaaaGATAGTggggtaaacaaaaaaatgtcataaaattcTTGGTTGTGGGATGACATATGGCACAGATGCTATGCTGTACAGGGTTTAATGGTGCATATcggtttacaaaaaaattaaatgtagaaGCCTTCCTCACAGATCATCTCAGATGCCCACAGGCTTAGCAATCCAGtcaaaaatataactttaaaaacatgtcttcatacacaaaaacatttggATTGGTTTATAATAGCACCGACACCTTCCACAGTGGTCATTACCTGTAAATGGTGGGactatgacaatttatcaccaacaattcatcaccagcagttcatcaccaggtacaattcatcacAGAGGGTACAGCATCATAGCACAGCTGTTTCAAacactacaggtgaaaatgacccgTGCCGCGCTTGTAGGTAATTCGAAATTTCGGTGcgtctagtgttaaaataaaggtttgaaaagcaaacttgtgtttttttgcttgtttgttagttgggtggtcacaaatttgtaaaagttagtacattatgggttttacttatgtaatttgtaagtgaacacatactgtatcttatttatgatttattatagctctatttgtttttagcaccacttttatgatatattgtggccttaatcaGTGAGTTATTGTTCATGATGAATTGTCACTTGTgattaattgttggtgatgaaaggCTTGTGATGAGAAGTTcatgatgaattgtcgctggtgatgaattgttggtgatgaaaagtgcgTGACAAATTGACGGGATACCGTAAATAGTTCACTTGTCTTTTTTTAAGTGTCACTCGGGACACCTAACTAACTGTTGCAAATCGTCAATAATCTAGCGGGTACAATCCTAGTCACTCCTGGTTTCCTTACCTTTACACCTACATCTTTCACTGTAACAGCTGCATCTTCGTTCTGTCTGGTTTCTTTTCCAGACTCTGACGACTCATCCTCTTTGAGTCGATGGGCTATAGTGTGTGCAGTTTTCACCATGTTTTTTAGTTCCTCTGGGTAAGGTGTTGGGTAGCGCTTCAGATTCCCCTCCTGGTGTCCCAGACAGAAGACAAATCAACTCAGATTAATGAAACAACTACATCTCAAAAGGGACGTCTTTGTAGAAGTCCTAAAGGAAGcttactaacatttgtttttcaaactacTATATATCTTATCATACACTATTTTCTACAAAGACTTGCATaaggtagcaaaaaaaaaaaaaaaaaactaccacctGCCAAGGATATATAAGCAACACATTATAGGTGTCCCAATGACAGTGACCATATTAGCTCAGCCAACCAGGTCTTTCAGGAGTTATGGCCTTCATTAGCACTCAAGAACTTGTCAATGAGTGCCCACGCAAGTGTAACCTACTCATAGACAACATTGCTTTTCAGGAGACACACTGACCCTGGgtggtgtctctctctcatcTTTGTCCTCATCGCACTCAAAGGCCACCTGTGCTCTTTGTTTCCTCTGTTCCTCCCACAATGAAGGATTGAAGCTCTCATTATCAGAGTTGGCCAAGACTAGAAATAAACAAGATAGTAAAAAATAGCAAGGTTACTATTCCTATGTACTATGGGAGGTGCTCACACTGTAAAAGTGGTGCTACATTATCCATTGTCCTTTCTGTCCACATAACAATTACACTGGAACTGTTCAGTCTTCTACTTAGTTCAGTACTAAAACTAATTTGATCAATTTAAGATAAGGAATCTACTTATACATTACTTGAATTACAGATCTCGTATCAGACATTCAGCAATATCTCACAAAccaagcaggaaataaaactgaatgaaAACAGCAAACATACGTTTAGATTTTTGGATGGCTAATGAgtgaaatacagtaatacattctACAAAGGAATCAACAAACTAAAAGGAGACTATCTGATCTTCATCAAAGGACAGCAGTCTCGAGTTGGGCAGTAAAAGAAGAAATTAATCCAACTTAATGCTTATTTACTCCATAACCATTTAAAATTAAGGTAAATCTGTCAGTGTTTTGAATGTGCTAGTGCGTGTCTGACACTTTACCTGCACAGcatctaaattaaaaaacagaattttgtgaaacaaagttatttttgcaAGACACTGCCTCCCTAGAACAAGTGAGAAAAATGACACAAGTCAGGATCATCTTTCCAGGGTTTTAGTTTGTCAGGACTAATTAAGTGTTTTCCAATTGCATTACATGCTTAACAGTAGAAACAAGAATTGTATCCCTTAAAATACATGAGACACAACAGAGCactctgggtttaaaaaaatagtattttaatgTTGCTATTTAAGGAGTTAATTGAATTAAAAAGACCAAATAACATCAGCATTGTAGCCAAGCTGCTTTTGTAGCAGAGCTGTTTAAACTTACAATCCTCTGTCCTCGGCTGTTGAGGGAACATGTAGTTGGTAAGCACGGTTTTGTGtgtctcctcatcctcctccttctGAAGAGGTATAAGGGGCTTGGACTGAAGGAGAAACGTAATTAGCATAAAGGAATCatataatatatttcatatttacagtattatacttcagtagattttttttttttctacgttACAAAGCACTACCACAAGAGTTCCAGTCACATTCACAGAATTTATTTTTGGGGTTGGATGTGAACAGTGCCTGAATTTAAGGCTAAATGTTCTCATTAGTAATAAAACAGCTCGTTGCAAAGCTCACCCCTCAACATCAGCTGGCTTGACTGCATGTTAACAGTAGCAGCTTGCAAAGGAGTAATCTGCGTCTGTAGATAACAATCCATATGGACCAGCTGGCAAGTGGTAATTTTCACTTAAAACACCTGTGACAGCAAATCTAAATGATTTAGAAACTACGTAAGTTCATATTAATAAGAAAAAATTCCGTATCCAGTAACCATtggttattaaaatacagtaatgcacaccataccccccccccaaacagtGGCTTAACATAGCACTATGTTTCAGTGcacatttaactttaaaatttCAATGTCACTATCATTCAGTTTGATACTAAAATATAATTAACTGACTCTGTGCTATGGTTAATCCTTCTATGACCTCAATTAAAAGCCTTGTTTGTCCATTGTTTATATCTCCCAGTAAGTTTTAGCAGTAGGGACATAAACTTCCACTCCACTTGAAACCCGTTTGCCTTTATGTCACTGAGTCAAACAGATGTTATCACCTGTATCATTCTCATGGTGCTCCATTAAAAACACCATAGTTTTATGTACTGAGATCTGTTACATCAGGTCATCACCAGCATCACAACAGAATCCTGTTTGGCAGATGCATGTAATAAGCTGTAGTATGTACAGCaaacataacccccccccccccccccccccatatactCCATGAAAATGTAAGTTTCCGACCCCTAAGCTATCCATACACAGTCGGATTTGTCTCGTAGTACATGCAGTAAACTTCAAAGTCAGCTGGTCTttaggaagcaaaacaaaaacaaacaaaaaggatagCATTAACCAGAGTCACAGGAAAGCCTGCTGTCCCAATGGAAGACAACATGAGTCGTCAATAGTGTGTAAGGAATAGTAAGATGGCGAAGTGGGCAAAAGAAGAAAACTGTCCAGAAattcaagcttaaaaaaaaaaaaaaaaaacagccacccaCCTGGTTTTCCGACAACCACATTGCTGTCAGCTGGCTCAATTTGGTAAAGCTAAAGGGCAGATTCTTCAGCCTGTGGAGGAAATTGAATTGTATGGTCCAGTTAATGGAAAAATAAGCAGAAATTAGCATGGGTATTGAAACAAAAGACTTTCAGCTGGGCTGATGTGTGGGTATTTTACTCAAGCCATTAGTCAGCTTCGAATCAGAGAAGACTAAAATCCCGAGCAGTCACGTACATGGAGCCCAGGTGGAAAAAGGAATTAAAGACTCTTTAGTGGTGCAGGGCTTTTCTATTTACCAGGGGCCCACACatacaggatttttttaaatttataaaatagaTAAGGGCGACCAACACAACCTTAGTTGTCTCTCC
The sequence above is a segment of the Polyodon spathula isolate WHYD16114869_AA chromosome 2, ASM1765450v1, whole genome shotgun sequence genome. Coding sequences within it:
- the LOC121300529 gene encoding erbin-like isoform X1, with the protein product MTMKRNFFRLVPCRCLRGEEEAVTALDYSHCSLEQVPKEIFAFEKTLEELYLDANQIEELPKQLFNCQSLHKLSLPDNDLAVLPASIANLINLRDLDVSKNGIQEFPENIKNCKVLTIVEASVNPISKLPDGFTQLLNLTQLYLNDAFLEFLPANFGRLTKLQILELRENQLKMLPKTMSKLIQLERLDLGSNEFTEVPEVLEQLTGLKEFWMDGNRLTYLPGVIGTLKQLTYLDVSKNNIEMVDDRLSGCESLQDLLLSNNALQQLPGSTGSLKKLTALKVDENQLMYLPDSIGGLTSLEELDCSFNEIEALPSSIGQFTNIRTFAADHNFLTQLPPEVGNWKNATVLFLHSNKLESLPEEMGEMQKLKVVNLSDNRLKNLPFSFTKLSQLTAMWLSENQSKPLIPLQKEEDEETHKTVLTNYMFPQQPRTEDFLANSDNESFNPSLWEEQRKQRAQVAFECDEDKDERETPPREGNLKRYPTPYPEELKNMVKTAHTIAHRLKEDESSESGKETRQNEDAAVTVKDVGVKASENNCANGKNLESDPNATVNCVLKPSELDSKDTKDISQTAALVKTSENIRATINHEDTLEDSEDLSSDEEEMKIAELRPPLIEISINQPKVVALSKDKKDESKDADSLLDETVANSNQNNSNCSSPSRMSDSVSLTTDSSQDTSLCTPEKEAKVMIITKIRQDDENSNQLTETALLLQNGNGSDTSLQAILKTQQAKEVQKEAIKMSDFEFTVDEKLSLIDRGMDLNNGMEISYNKWDQINMNISKLSPDNMERLNALEKTKNTVQEDLKNKSLFNNNAKQAAEYYLENGNQYPKQALTNHLNGRFEETPRSPTKFEMVRTAAVGVTASADMSVSRSTEELSPQKQGPLGPVVKSQSVTNIEPGALKIYHIIGDNGLHEPNAPGRVPAANVQGQNIVRSKSASLLNDQPLQVYPGSSASSSDLVSCTKTLTKHDPNVKQQSSHAGRGVLPAGMQMPGGPQYNIQYSSSTMPKEGPWTQRTTIPPEHGYLPSSHLQRSDSTDSYTKHTANTNYSNRNNAQASLAYSMQQRGPPRQMEMWAVNPQKERLIPGGPRSTLQRQSSNSSSTSMSLGDPTQPRRIAAPAGDYLTYRDIHSMGRGPLMNQGMQRPLSARTYSIDSPNIPRPQSARPSAHEVPERTMSISDFNYSRTSPTKRSNVRVKSEHSLLDTQEVSRVPVDWRDQVMRHIEAKKLEKNMLSRSFNSNYAAVSSFHYGSARDLHGSQGSVAFSVADGRHSGAHMFRDDVFSPRSPGYEMVVHGHKDVAMDTMRKVPLTNGQKCPTSRPQMNCSQVHCPPSQAAMVRHPSREQLIDYLMLKVSHQSQAPSRQPHEIVQKEVYVKIEKNPELGFSISGGVGGRGNPFRPEDKGIYVTRVQPEGPASKHLQPGDKILQANGYNFVNIDHGQAVSLLKTFQSTVDLIVLRDVCA
- the LOC121300529 gene encoding erbin-like isoform X2; the protein is MTMKRNFFRLVPCRCLRGEEEAVTALDYSHCSLEQVPKEIFAFEKTLEELYLDANQIEELPKQLFNCQSLHKLSLPDNDLAVLPASIANLINLRDLDVSKNGIQEFPENIKNCKVLTIVEASVNPISKLPDGFTQLLNLTQLYLNDAFLEFLPANFGRLTKLQILELRENQLKMLPKTMSKLIQLERLDLGSNEFTEVPEVLEQLTGLKEFWMDGNRLTYLPGVIGTLKQLTYLDVSKNNIEMVDDRLSGCESLQDLLLSNNALQQLPGSTGSLKKLTALKVDENQLMYLPDSIGGLTSLEELDCSFNEIEALPSSIGQFTNIRTFAADHNFLTQLPPEVGNWKNATVLFLHSNKLESLPEEMGEMQKLKVVNLSDNRLKNLPFSFTKLSQLTAMWLSENQSKPLIPLQKEEDEETHKTVLTNYMFPQQPRTEDFLANSDNESFNPSLWEEQRKQRAQVAFECDEDKDERETPPREGNLKRYPTPYPEELKNMVKTAHTIAHRLKEDESSESGKETRQNEDAAVTVKDVGVKASENNCANGKNLESDPNATVNCVLKPSELDSKDTKDISQTAALVKTSENIRATINHEDTLEDSEDLSSDEEEMKIAELRPPLIEISINQPKVVALSKDKKDESKDADSLLDETVANSNQNNSNCSSPSRMSDSVSLTTDSSQDTSLCTPEKEAKVMIITKIRQDDENSNQLTETALLLQNGNGSDTSLQAILKTQQAKEVQKEAIKMSDFEFTVDEKLSLIDRGMDLNNGMEISYNKWDQINMNISKLSPDNMERLNALEKTKNTVQEDLKNKSLFNNNAKQAAEYYLENGNQYPKQALTNHLNGRFEETPRSPTKFEMVRTAAVGVTASADMSVSRSTEELSPQKQGPLGPVVKSQSVTNIEPGALKIYHIIGDNGLHEPNAPGRVPAANVQGQNIVRSKSASLLNDQPLQVYPGSSASSSDLVSCTKTLTKHDPNVKQQSSHAGRGVLPAGMQMPGGPQYNIQYSSSTMPKEGPWTQRTTIPPEHGYLPSSHLQRSDSTDSYTKHTANTNYSNRNNAQASLAYSMQQRGPPRQMEMWAVNPQKERLIPGGPRSTLQRQSSNSSSTSMSLGDPTQPRRIAAPAGDYLTYRDIHSMGRGPLMNQGMQRPLSARTYSIDSPNIPRPQSARPSAHEVPERTMSISDFNYSRTSPTKRSNVRVKSEHSLLDTQEVSRVPVDWRDQVMRHIEAKKLEKDDVFSPRSPGYEMVVHGHKDVAMDTMRKVPLTNGQKCPTSRPQMNCSQVHCPPSQAAMVRHPSREQLIDYLMLKVSHQSQAPSRQPHEIVQKEVYVKIEKNPELGFSISGGVGGRGNPFRPEDKGIYVTRVQPEGPASKHLQPGDKILQANGYNFVNIDHGQAVSLLKTFQSTVDLIVLRDVCA
- the LOC121300529 gene encoding erbin-like isoform X3 gives rise to the protein MTMKRNFFRLVPCRCLRGEEEAVTALDYSHCSLEQVPKEIFAFEKTLEELYLDANQIEELPKQLFNCQSLHKLSLPDNDLAVLPASIANLINLRDLDVSKNGIQEFPENIKNCKVLTIVEASVNPISKLPDGFTQLLNLTQLYLNDAFLEFLPANFGRLTKLQILELRENQLKMLPKTMSKLIQLERLDLGSNEFTEVPEVLEQLTGLKEFWMDGNRLTYLPGVIGTLKQLTYLDVSKNNIEMVDDRLSGCESLQDLLLSNNALQQLPGSTGSLKKLTALKVDENQLMYLPDSIGGLTSLEELDCSFNEIEALPSSIGQFTNIRTFAADHNFLTQLPPEVGNWKNATVLFLHSNKLESLPEEMGEMQKLKVVNLSDNRLKNLPFSFTKLSQLTAMWLSENQSKPLIPLQKEEDEETHKTVLTNYMFPQQPRTEDFLANSDNESFNPSLWEEQRKQRAQVAFECDEDKDERETPPREGNLKRYPTPYPEELKNMVKTAHTIAHRLKEDESSESGKETRQNEDAAVTVKDVGVKASENNCANGKNLESDPNATVNCVLKPSELDSKDTKDISQTAALVKTSENIRATINHEDTLEDSEDLSSDEEEMKIAELRPPLIEISINQPKVVALSKDKKDESKDADSLLDETVANSNQNNSNCSSPSRMSDSVSLTTDSSQDTSLCTPEKEAKVMIITKIRQDDENSNQLTETALLLQNGNGSDTSLQAILKTQQAKEVQKEAIKMSDFEFTVDEKLSLIDRGMDLNNGMEISYNKWDQINMNISKLSPDNMERLNALEKTKNTVQEDLKNKSLFNNNAKQAAEYYLENGNQYPKQALTNHLNGRFEETPRSPTKFEMVRTAAVGVTASADMSVSRSTEELSPQKQGPLGPVVKSQSVTNIEPGALKIYHIIGDNGLHEPNAPGRVPAANVQGQNIVRSKSASLLNDQPLQVYPGSSASSSDLVSCTKTLTKHDPNVKQQSSHAGRGVLPAGMQMPGGPQYNIQYSSSTMPKEGPWTQRTTIPPEHGYLPSSHLQRSDSTDSYTKHTANTNYSNRNNAQASLAYSMQQRGPPRQMEMWAVNPQKERLIPGGPRSTLQRQSSNSSSTSMSLGDPTQPRRIAAPAGDYLTYRDIHSMGRGPLMNQGMQRPLSARTYSIDSPNIPRPQSARPSAHEVPERTMSISDFNYSRTSPTKRSNVRVKSEHSLLDTQEVSRVPVDWRDQVMRHIEAKKLEKVPLTNGQKCPTSRPQMNCSQVHCPPSQAAMVRHPSREQLIDYLMLKVSHQSQAPSRQPHEIVQKEVYVKIEKNPELGFSISGGVGGRGNPFRPEDKGIYVTRVQPEGPASKHLQPGDKILQANGYNFVNIDHGQAVSLLKTFQSTVDLIVLRDVCA